The sequence below is a genomic window from Maridesulfovibrio frigidus DSM 17176.
GGCCATAAGTGAAAATAAGCGCAATATCCGCTTCAAAAGCATATCAACAGGACTTGTTCTTCAATTTATAGTCGCAACATTAATGCTGAAAGTAACCATTTTCAGTGATGCTATGATGTACTTGAACCACGCGGTTGATGCACTCCAGCTGGCAACTCAGGCCGGCACAAGTTTTATTTTCGGATACATAGGCGGTGGCCCTCTTCCCTTCACAGAAAGTTCTCCGGGGGCAAGTTGGACTTTAGCCTTTAGAGCTCTTCCACTTATTTTAGTAGTAAGTGCTCTCTCAGCCTTGCTTTTCTACTGGCGCATAATTCCGGTGATAGTTAAAGGATTCTCGTTTATCTTAGAAAAAACAATGAATATTAGTGGACACTTAGGACTCGGTGTTGCTGCAAACATTTTTGTAGGAATGGTCGAAGCTCCCATCATTATCGGACCTTATGTAAAATCGATGAGTCGAAGTGAGCTTATGACTCTTATGGTCAGCGGAATGGCTACCATTTCCGGCACTGTTCTGGTCCTATACGCGTCAATACTCAACCCGGTCCTCCCGGGAGCTATCGGGCATATTCTTACAGCATCTATCATCAGTGCCCCTGCAGCAATCCTTATTGCCCAACTGATGGTACCTGAAACAGCAGATATTATTTCTATTAAAAGAAGCAATATCACAAGCCAAGCATCAAGCTCCATGGATGCTATTACTAAAGGTACATCTGACGGCGTTAAACTTCTAATTACGGTAGTAGCACTTCTTTTGGTACTAATAGCCTTAGTATCCCTCGCAAACCAAATATTAACAGTATTTCCAGATGTATTAGGAGAGCCTGTTACCCTGCAACGCATTCTCAGCATTATCATGTGGCCTGTTGTATGGCTCATGGGAATCCCCGCTTCCGAAGCATCCACCGCTGCGGGACTGATGGGAACAAAAACAATCCTCAACGAATTTTTAGCATACTTGCAGTTGGCAAACCTTACTCCGGGCTTGCTTTCCGAAAGATCTACAATGATTATGACCTATGCAATGTGCGGATTTGCCAATTTGGGAAGTCTTGGAATATTAATTGGAGGGCTGACAGCAATAGCTCCTTCACGTAAGGAAGAAATTGTAGAGTTGGGCGTAAAGTCCATAATCGGAGGAACATTAGCTACCTGTATGACAGGGGCAATCGTTGGAGTTCTCTACTAAGCAGCCTTTCACTACTAAAGGATACAACTGTAAAATGTCAGAAGAAGCACCGAAGCACAGCCCTTTACTTAAGGACTTCCTTCATAAAAGAGTCCACACCACAAAAGCCCTGCTGATTGTAGCGGCTATTGCTGTAGGTGTATGCTCAGCTCTTGCGGCAGTTGCTTTAAATAGATCCCTTAAATTTCTGAATGAACTCAGAATGAACAACTCTGATCATTGGTGGATTTTTCTGCTGCCTGCTGCTGGAGCTATGCTTGCTGTTATTCTCAGCAAAAATGTTTTCAAAGAATCCGGTGGGCATGGAGTTGGGGAAGTCATCGCAAAAGTGGGATTAAAGCAAGGAATCCTTCGCCCGATATCAATATTTAGTGCACTGATCACCAGTCTGCTCACAATCGCAAGCGGCGGTTCTGCCGGCCCCGAAGCTCCAGTCGTTGTCAGTGGTTCATCCATGGGTTCCAACTTATCCAGACTTCTCAAAATGAGTGGGCAGTCGAGGATGACACTTATAGGCTGCGGAGCAGCAGGATCAATTTCCGCAATTTTCAATGCACCTGTCACGGGCATGATTTTCGCGGTTGAAATAATCCTCGGTGAATGGACTCCTTACAATTTAATTCCAATTGCAATTTCATCAGTTGTGGCGACTCAAACATCCAGGATTCTAGAAGGAAATGTGATTCCTTTTCGAGAAGTATTCCCTGCTATGGGGTTCGCTGATTTTGGAGTGTCTATCGCTCTCGCCGTCCTTACAGCCCTTATCTCAGTCTTATTTGTGCGATCAATTAGGCAAGTTGGAT
It includes:
- a CDS encoding NupC/NupG family nucleoside CNT transporter; translated protein: MIQSLFGLIGIMAIAWAISENKRNIRFKSISTGLVLQFIVATLMLKVTIFSDAMMYLNHAVDALQLATQAGTSFIFGYIGGGPLPFTESSPGASWTLAFRALPLILVVSALSALLFYWRIIPVIVKGFSFILEKTMNISGHLGLGVAANIFVGMVEAPIIIGPYVKSMSRSELMTLMVSGMATISGTVLVLYASILNPVLPGAIGHILTASIISAPAAILIAQLMVPETADIISIKRSNITSQASSSMDAITKGTSDGVKLLITVVALLLVLIALVSLANQILTVFPDVLGEPVTLQRILSIIMWPVVWLMGIPASEASTAAGLMGTKTILNEFLAYLQLANLTPGLLSERSTMIMTYAMCGFANLGSLGILIGGLTAIAPSRKEEIVELGVKSIIGGTLATCMTGAIVGVLY